AACCACCGCGATGCGTCCACGCAGCGCGTCCCGGTCGAGTGTCCAGCCCATCCGATGAGTATCCCGCCGTAGGCAGTTCTATAGCTGTGGTTCGGGATTTCGGCGCATACTTGCGGAGGTGACTCCGCTGCAGCGCTACATCGCCGAGGAAATCGCGACCGACCACCTCGACGGGCTGTTGTCGCGCCGGGAGGCCATGCGTCGCCTGGGGCTGCTCGGGATCGGCGCCGCCGCGGCGGCCGCTCTGATCACCGCCTGCGGGGAAGCGAAGGAGCCCGCTGCGGGTTCGGCGCCCGGTGCGGCACCGGAATCGGCCCCGAAGCCGGCTCCGCCGCCCGGGGCCGATGGCGCTGTGGCCACCACCGAGGTGACCTGGACCGGTCCCAGCGGTGAGCTACGGGGCGCCTGGGCTGCCGCGCCGGAACCCAGGGGTGCCGTGCTGGTGATCCACGAGAACAAGGGACTCACCGACCACATCCGTTCGGTGGCGGGCCGGTTCGCCGGCATCGGGTATTCGGCGCTGGCGATCGACCTGCTCTCGGCTCAGGGCGGGACCGCCGCGTTCTCCGATCCGGCCGCCGCGACTGCCGCGTTGAGCCGAATCGAATCGCCGGAGTTCATCGCCGATCTGAATTCGGGTATCGAGGAACTGCAGCGGAGAGTGCCAGGTCGCAAGGTCGCCGCGGTCGGTTTCTGTATGGGCGGCGGGCTGGTCTGGCGGCTCCTGGCGGCGGGTACACCCGCGCTGGCCGCCGCGGTGCCGTTCTACGGGCCCGCGCCAGACGCCCCGGATTTCGCAGGCTCCCGCAATGCCGCGGTGCTGGCCTTTTACGGATCCCTGGATCAGCGGGTCAACGGAGGAGAACCAGTGGTGCGCGCGGCGCTCGAGAAGGCCGGCCTGGTGCACGAGTTGGTGACCGAACCCGATGCCAACCATGCGTTCTTCAACGACACCGGCGACCGCTACCAGCCCGCTGCCGCGGAAGACGCCTGGCGCCGTATCCAGGACTGGTTCGCGAAGCATCTCGCCTGAGCCTCGCGCCCGGGCTTGTTCAGCGGCTGTTCAGTTCTCGGTTGCAGCCTCGTTGTTGACCGCACACGCGGCCCCGTTCTGATCGTGGCATGCGGGTGGTCCAGGTAGCGAACTTCTACGGTCCGCGATCAGGTGGCCTGCGCACCGCGGTCGACCGTCTCGGCGCGGAGTATTGCGCCCTGGGCCACGAGGTGTTCCTCATCGTTCCGGGGGCACATCCGCAGCGGCATGTCCTCGCCAGCGGCGTCGTGCGAATCTCCCTGCCCGCCAGACTCATCCCGTTCACCGGTGGCTACCGCGCGGTGCTGCCGGGTCCGGTGACCACGTTGTTGCAGCAGCTGGGTCCCGACGCCATCGAGGTTTCCGACCGGCTGACCCTGCGGTCGCTGGGCCCGTGGGGTCGCAGGCACGGCGTGGCCACCGTGATGATCTCCCACGAACGCCTGGACCGGCTGGTCGGCCAGGTGCTGCCCCGGACTGCTGCGGTCATGGTGGCGGACTTCGCCAACCGGCGCACTGCGGCCAACTATGACGCCGTGGTGTGCACCACGGGTTTCGCGCGCGAGGAGTTCGACCGGATCGGCGCGGACAACGTCGCGACCGTCCCGCTCGGCGTGGACCTCGAGCAGTTCCACCCGCGCAGGCGGTGTGCCGAGATGCGCGGGCGCTGGGCCGCACCGCAGCAGACCCTGCTGGTGCACTGCGGCAGGCTGTCGGTGGAGAAGCATGCCCACCGCAGTATCGATACCGTTGCCGCGCTGCGTGATTCAGGTGTCGACGCGCAGCTGGTGGTGGTCGGCGAAGGGCCGTTGCGGGCCCGGCTGGAACGGCAGGCCAGCGGGCTGCCGGTCGCCTTCACGGGCTACGTCGGCTGCCGCGACACCGTGGCCACCATCCTGGCCTCGGCCGATGTCGCGCTCGCGCCGGGGCCGCACGAGACCTTTGGCCTGGCGGCCCTGGAGGCACTCGCGTGCGGGACTCCGGCGGTGGTGTCGCGGACTTCGGCGCTGGCCGAGATTCTCACCTGCGACAGCGGGGCGACCGCCGACAACGACCCGTACGCCATCGCACGGGCCGTCACCTCGGTGATCGGCCGGCCCGAACAGCTGCGACGCAGCAGTGCCCGGCAGCGTGCCGAGCAGTTCACCTGGCCGCGGTCGGCGGCCGGAATGCTCGATGTTCTGGGAGCGCGGTAGCCGAACCGACTTTTGCGCACGCTGACGCCAGACCTGGTGCGCCGGTATCCACCGGCCCTATGTTCCCCGGGTCATATTTACGCGCACGCTGCAGCAAGGACGGTCGAGCATGTCCGAAACCACCACAGCCCCAGAATCGTTGGGCTACCAGCCGCCGCCGACGGGCCGGCAGCTGCGCGGCAACCTCGGGGTGGCCTCGATCGTTTTCATGGTGGTGGCCGCGGCCGCACCGCTGGGTGTGATCGGTGGTGTGGTGCCGTTGGGTATCGCGTCCGGCAACGGCGCCGGATTCCCCGCGACGTTCATCGCCGCCACAGTGGTACTGCTGCTGTTCGCGGTCGGCTTCACCGCGATGACGCCGTATGTCGACGAGGCGGGCGCCTTCTTCTCCTATGTTCGTCAGGCGCTCGGTCTGCCCACCGGCATCGGAATCGCGTTCGTGGCACTGGTGAGTTACGTCGCGCTGGAAGCGGGGGTGTACGGCCTGCTCGGCCCGGCCGGCGCCGCCGTCGTAGAACTGGCCGGCGGGCCTGCGCTGCCCTGGTGGGTGTTCGCCGCAGCGGCCTTCGCCGTCACCACCTACCTCGGTTACCGCAACATCGAGCTGTCCAGCCGCGTACTGGGCGTGCTCCTGACCGCCGAGATCGCGATCGTGCTGGTGCTCGACCTGGTGATCGTGGCCAACGGCGGCGATCACGGACTGTCCTCGGGCATCGTGAGTCCGAGTGCGATCTTCTCCGGGTCACTGGGCATCGGATTGCTTTTCGCGATCATCAGTTACGTCGGATTCGAGGCCACCGCGATCTTCCGGGACGAGGCCCGGACTCCCGAACGGACGATTCCACGGGCCACCTACCTGGCGCTGATCCTGATCGGGGTGTTCTATGCCGTCACCAGCTGGGCGCTGATCTCGGGTTGGGGCGACGAGCAGGCCATCGCCCGCGCCACCGACTCCGGTTCCACGTTCCTCGGCGACACCGCACGCCGGTATGTCGGCGCCGCGGGCGCCGACATCATCACGGTCCTGTACTTCACCAGCCTGTTCGCCTGCATCCTGGCCTTCCACAATGTGGCGTCGCGGTACGTGTTCGCGCTCTCGCAGCGCGACGTACTGCCCGCGCGGCTGAGCCGACCGCATCACCGGCACGGCTCACCGCACCAGGCCTCGCTGTGGATCTCCGGTGTGGTGGCGGTCAGCGTGCTGCTGGCGGTGGTGTTCGGGCTGGATCCGGCCGCGCAGTTCTACACCTGGTT
Above is a window of Mycolicibacterium boenickei DNA encoding:
- a CDS encoding dienelactone hydrolase family protein, with protein sequence MTPLQRYIAEEIATDHLDGLLSRREAMRRLGLLGIGAAAAAALITACGEAKEPAAGSAPGAAPESAPKPAPPPGADGAVATTEVTWTGPSGELRGAWAAAPEPRGAVLVIHENKGLTDHIRSVAGRFAGIGYSALAIDLLSAQGGTAAFSDPAAATAALSRIESPEFIADLNSGIEELQRRVPGRKVAAVGFCMGGGLVWRLLAAGTPALAAAVPFYGPAPDAPDFAGSRNAAVLAFYGSLDQRVNGGEPVVRAALEKAGLVHELVTEPDANHAFFNDTGDRYQPAAAEDAWRRIQDWFAKHLA
- a CDS encoding glycosyltransferase, coding for MRVVQVANFYGPRSGGLRTAVDRLGAEYCALGHEVFLIVPGAHPQRHVLASGVVRISLPARLIPFTGGYRAVLPGPVTTLLQQLGPDAIEVSDRLTLRSLGPWGRRHGVATVMISHERLDRLVGQVLPRTAAVMVADFANRRTAANYDAVVCTTGFAREEFDRIGADNVATVPLGVDLEQFHPRRRCAEMRGRWAAPQQTLLVHCGRLSVEKHAHRSIDTVAALRDSGVDAQLVVVGEGPLRARLERQASGLPVAFTGYVGCRDTVATILASADVALAPGPHETFGLAALEALACGTPAVVSRTSALAEILTCDSGATADNDPYAIARAVTSVIGRPEQLRRSSARQRAEQFTWPRSAAGMLDVLGAR
- a CDS encoding APC family permease, coding for MSETTTAPESLGYQPPPTGRQLRGNLGVASIVFMVVAAAAPLGVIGGVVPLGIASGNGAGFPATFIAATVVLLLFAVGFTAMTPYVDEAGAFFSYVRQALGLPTGIGIAFVALVSYVALEAGVYGLLGPAGAAVVELAGGPALPWWVFAAAAFAVTTYLGYRNIELSSRVLGVLLTAEIAIVLVLDLVIVANGGDHGLSSGIVSPSAIFSGSLGIGLLFAIISYVGFEATAIFRDEARTPERTIPRATYLALILIGVFYAVTSWALISGWGDEQAIARATDSGSTFLGDTARRYVGAAGADIITVLYFTSLFACILAFHNVASRYVFALSQRDVLPARLSRPHHRHGSPHQASLWISGVVAVSVLLAVVFGLDPAAQFYTWFAGATTVGVVLLMIATSVAVLVYFARDRHGHSLWRVRIAPALGLAGLLGALVLILTNLNDLVGGSSVLAWVIVGVLVAAFTAGVVVGRRVGSVS